The genomic DNA CTCATTGGTGCCGGCATCATGAGCGCCACCCTGGGTGCTATGCTCCGCGAGTTGGAGCCCAGCTGGACTCAGATGATCTTTGAGCGCCTAGATGGCCCCGCATTGGAGTCTTCCTCCCCGTGGAATAATGCTGGTACTGGACACTCTGCACTGTGCGAGCTGAACTACACCCCGGAGAAGAATGGTCGCATCGATATCTCCAAGGCTCTGGGCATTAATGAAAAGTTCCAGAAGTCTCGCCAGTTCTGGTCCCACCAGCTCAACAACGGTATTCTGACCGACCCGAGCGAATTCATTAACCCAGTTCCTCACGTATCCTTTGCTCAAGGTGAAATCCAGGTGGACTACCTTAAGCGCCGCTATGACGTGTTGAGCGAGAAGCACATGTTCCCGGGCATGCAGTTCTCCGCTGATGATTCGGTCTTTGCGGAGAAGCTGCCGTTGATGGCACAGGGCCGCGATTTCTCCAATAAGGTAGCCATCTCCTGGACCGATGCTGGCACTGACGTTAACTTTGGTGCGCTGACCAAGCAGTTCCTGACCGCGGCTAAGGCCTCCGGTACCGAGATCCGCTACGGCCACGAGGTCACCGATATCAAGCGCGATGGCTCTGCGTGGAAGGTGTACTCGAAGAACAAGCACACCGACGACATCACTGTGGTCAAGGCCAAATTCGTTTTCGTTGGTGCCGGCGGTTATGCTCTCGATCTACTGCGCAAGGCCAAGGTGAAGGAAGTAGCCGGTTTTGCTGGCTTCCCGGTTTCCGGTTTGTGGCTGCGCTCCAAGAACCCGGAGCTGGTTGAGCAGCACCAGGCCAAGGTTTACGGCAAGGCTGCTGTGGGCGCTCCGCCAATGTCCGTGCCGCACCTGGACACCCGTGTCATCGATGGCGAGAAGGGGCTGCTCTTCGGTCCGTACGGCGGCTGGAGCCCGAAGTTCCTGAAGAAGGGAAGCTACCTGGACCTGTTCAAGTCCATCCGCCCAGATAACATCACCTCCTACCTTGGTGTGGCGGTTCAGGAGTTCGGACTGACTAAGTATCTAGTGGATGAAGTACGCAAGGACTTCTCCGACCGCGTGGAAGCCCTGCGGGAGTACGTACCGGAGGCAAAGGAAAGCGACTGGGAGACCGTCGTTGCTGGCCAGCGTGTTCAGGTGATCAAGCCTGCAGGTGCTCCGCAGTTCGGTTCTCTTGAGTTTGGTACCACCCTGGTTAATAACCAAGAGGGCAATATCGCCGGTCTGCTCGGCGCTTCCCCGGGCGCCTCTATCACCCCAGCCGTCATGTTGGAGTTGCTGGAGCGTTGCTTCGGTGAGCACATGATCGATTGGGCAGATAAGATCCGCGAGATGGTTCCGTCTTATGGCATTAAACTGCGCAATGACAAGAAGCTGTATGACGAAATGTGGGAGTACACCCAGAAGACCCTGAAGCTGGATCGCTAAAGCCAGCTTCTGCCTCGTTTGCCCCTGCACCGCCGCCGTTGTGGTGTAGGGGCTTCGTGAGCCTTGGGCAAGGTGGGGACAGATTAAGTACCGCAGTAGGTGAGATAGCCTTTGAGCCCAAGAGGATCCGGCGCTTCGAATGAAGGGTGCGGATACCAAGGATGGGTGACTGCATGGAGGATCTCACGGAAGGGGCCCATCTCGCCACGCTCGGCAGAGCTCAATGCGGCTTCTACCGCAAGGTTGCGGGGGATAACTCGCGGCATGGCGCTATCAACACGGGAAGGATCGGGAGAGGACGTTAGGTACTCATCCACGAAGTCGCCCTCGGGAAGGAGCTCGCGGGCGGGGGTGGGGTGGCCCGCGGCGGCGTCGGCAAGAGCACGATGGGCCAGCGTGATATCTGGACCATTGAGCTGCATAGCAGCGGAATAGGAAGAAGCGATCTCCAGAGAGGTGTCCAAAGCCCTCGCTAAATCTTTATTGCGGTGGTGCTCAAAGCGATCTGTATAGCTGTTGATGGTTTCTTGGGCGAAGTCCATGGCCTTATTCATGTCCATGTCAAAGAGCGGCAGGAGGGATTCAGCCAAGCGGGCCAGATTCCATCCCAGGATGGAGGGTTGATTGCCAAAGGCATAACGGCCTTGCCTATCGATGCTGGAAAAGACCGTGTCAGGGGAGTATACCTCCATAAAGGCACAAGGACCATAGTCTATGGTTTCGCCGGAGATGGTGGTGTTATCCGTATTCATCACGCCGTGGATAAAGCCCAAGCGCATCCATTGGGACACGGTGCGGATCTGCGTATCCATCACTTGGGTGAAAAATTCCTGGTAGTCCGAGCCAGGGTAGTGGCGAGCTATGGCATAATCGGCCAGCTGGCGGGTGTAATCCGTCTGGGCGGCTAGATGAAAGGTGCCCACGCGAATATGGCTAGCGGCAACGCGCACCACGATGCCGGCCGGTTGCACATGCCCGCGTTGGATGGGCCGGCCGGTGGAGATGACCGCCAGTGCTCGGGTGGTGGGCACACCTAAAGCATGCATGGCCTCAGAGATTAGGTACTCGCGCAGCATGGAAGACAGCGTTCCGCGGCCATCGGACCCGAGGCGGGAATATGGAGTCAGTCCGGTTCCCTTGGCATGCAAGTCCCAGAGCTGGCCGTCCTTTTCCACTTCGCCTAAGAGCATAGCCCGGCCGTCTCCCATCTGCGGATTAAACGCACCGAATTGGAAGCCGGAATAGGCCATGGCGTGGCCGCCCGCGCGGCCGGTGAGGAACTCGAGGCCTTCGGATGAGCGCAGCCAGTCAGGGTCGAATCCCAATTCCATGGCGAGTTCCTCGTTGAGGATGACCAACTCTGGGTGTGGCTGCTCTTCGCCCTCGGTGGAGTGGACTAGGTGGGGAAGCTTCTGCGCAAAATCGTGGTGTAGCTGCATTTAGACCTCCAGTGTTCCGCGCACGCGAATCTGGGCGCGACCACCCACCCAGATATCCGTGCCATCATCGTTGATAAATACTTCGCCCGCACGGCCTACCTGGCTGCCTTGCGCTGCGGTATAACGCGACGGCACCAAGTTGCGTGAGCGCATAAACTGTGCGGCGCCGCCATTGAAAGAACCGGTGACTGGGTCTTCGAATTGCGTGGTAAAGGCCCGAACCTCATAGGTCGGCTCGCCCTCAGTGGCGTTGGGATTAAGTCCTACAATGCCGACCTTGGGGCGCTTGGCCCGCGGCTTAACCGCGCGCACCGCGGCGGCATCGCGCAATTGGAGCAAGCGCCAGCCCGGGCCATTGTCCACCCAGCCATGGTCCACAATGTCGGCGCTTTTTAGCCCCAACCCATCGCAGGCTTCCTCTAGCTCCGCCTGGGTCAGCGGCTCTTCGCGGCGCAGCGGTGGGGCAGCAAAGGAAAAGACTTCCTGTTCTTCGCGTACGGTAACTAGGCCCACGCCGCATTCTTGGGCTATCCGTCCTTTTTCCTGTGGTTTATTGCCCAGCGCTCGCCACGCGGCAGCACTGCCTAAGGTGGGGTGGCCGGCGAAGTCAAACTCCTCGTACGGGGTGAAAATGCGGACGCGGTAGTCCGCGCGGGCGTCGTTAGGCTCGAGCAGGAAAGTGGTCTCAGAAAAGTTGGTCCAGTTCGCGATTGCTTGCATCTGCTGGGCGCTAAGCCCATCAGCGCCGGCTATCACCGCTAGGGCGTTGCCGTTAAAGGCGCCGGTGGCAAAAACATCAACCTCAAAGAACTCGTGCTGCATGCCTGCCAGTCTAGTCAACCCCAGGGATGAGGACTATGGCACAGCGGCTGCGCTAGCCTAGAAGGCCATGAAGAAATTATGGCCGGATACCATTCGCGCGTGGGTGGGCCCGCCGTGGAGAATTATCATTCCGTTATTCTCCTGGATGTCTGCTGATCCTTATGCTTCCGATGTGATGGACAGGCATTCCCTTTTTCAGAAAATCGTCCTTGTTCTTTATGGCACGGTTGTCCCACTGGCGTTGTGGCTGCACCCTAAGTTAAAGGAGAAGGCAATAGGCGCGCTCGCCATAGTTTTTACCTTGTGCCTTTTCACCCCG from Corynebacterium tuberculostearicum includes the following:
- a CDS encoding PhzF family phenazine biosynthesis protein; protein product: MQHEFFEVDVFATGAFNGNALAVIAGADGLSAQQMQAIANWTNFSETTFLLEPNDARADYRVRIFTPYEEFDFAGHPTLGSAAAWRALGNKPQEKGRIAQECGVGLVTVREEQEVFSFAAPPLRREEPLTQAELEEACDGLGLKSADIVDHGWVDNGPGWRLLQLRDAAAVRAVKPRAKRPKVGIVGLNPNATEGEPTYEVRAFTTQFEDPVTGSFNGGAAQFMRSRNLVPSRYTAAQGSQVGRAGEVFINDDGTDIWVGGRAQIRVRGTLEV
- the mqo gene encoding malate dehydrogenase (quinone), translating into MSSAKKTAQVVDEVDVALIGAGIMSATLGAMLRELEPSWTQMIFERLDGPALESSSPWNNAGTGHSALCELNYTPEKNGRIDISKALGINEKFQKSRQFWSHQLNNGILTDPSEFINPVPHVSFAQGEIQVDYLKRRYDVLSEKHMFPGMQFSADDSVFAEKLPLMAQGRDFSNKVAISWTDAGTDVNFGALTKQFLTAAKASGTEIRYGHEVTDIKRDGSAWKVYSKNKHTDDITVVKAKFVFVGAGGYALDLLRKAKVKEVAGFAGFPVSGLWLRSKNPELVEQHQAKVYGKAAVGAPPMSVPHLDTRVIDGEKGLLFGPYGGWSPKFLKKGSYLDLFKSIRPDNITSYLGVAVQEFGLTKYLVDEVRKDFSDRVEALREYVPEAKESDWETVVAGQRVQVIKPAGAPQFGSLEFGTTLVNNQEGNIAGLLGASPGASITPAVMLELLERCFGEHMIDWADKIREMVPSYGIKLRNDKKLYDEMWEYTQKTLKLDR
- a CDS encoding protein adenylyltransferase SelO, with product MQLHHDFAQKLPHLVHSTEGEEQPHPELVILNEELAMELGFDPDWLRSSEGLEFLTGRAGGHAMAYSGFQFGAFNPQMGDGRAMLLGEVEKDGQLWDLHAKGTGLTPYSRLGSDGRGTLSSMLREYLISEAMHALGVPTTRALAVISTGRPIQRGHVQPAGIVVRVAASHIRVGTFHLAAQTDYTRQLADYAIARHYPGSDYQEFFTQVMDTQIRTVSQWMRLGFIHGVMNTDNTTISGETIDYGPCAFMEVYSPDTVFSSIDRQGRYAFGNQPSILGWNLARLAESLLPLFDMDMNKAMDFAQETINSYTDRFEHHRNKDLARALDTSLEIASSYSAAMQLNGPDITLAHRALADAAAGHPTPARELLPEGDFVDEYLTSSPDPSRVDSAMPRVIPRNLAVEAALSSAERGEMGPFREILHAVTHPWYPHPSFEAPDPLGLKGYLTYCGT